In Brachionichthys hirsutus isolate HB-005 chromosome 20, CSIRO-AGI_Bhir_v1, whole genome shotgun sequence, the genomic stretch TGTAGGGTATTCAGGGAGGATGTTTGATGGGTGGAAGATCCTGAATTGAAGTTGAGCAGTCCTTCCCTTCCTGAGCGCACATTGTTGGTAGCTGGAGAATTGTTTAGGCCGTCCATTTTATTGAAAGTGCTCACATTGTCACTTGCCGTTGTTGCCGTGGCTCCAAATAGCTGCTGCATGAGTCTAGATTTCTTGTCCTTCCCCAttcctctgtctttctccttttctttatcCGTCTCAACCCCTTTTGGTCTAGAGACGCCTATTACTTCCACCTCAGAGGACCTGTTCTCCCTGGACGGCGGTGGAGGGTAGCCTGAAAAACCTTGAGAAGCTGTATTTCCGAAAGATGGTGCGTAGCTTCCAAATGCCAGGTCGTCACTGGGACTAGAGGCACGTAGAGCTCTCCTCCCTACTCTCGCTGCAAGCGCTCCAACATCTGCGTCTGATCTACTACCATCCCTGTTTCCAGCAGCTTCATCCGAACCAACATACACTTCTGATTCTGTGAGGTTAAAAATGGAAGATCTATGTTTCCTCCGCTCAGAAGCATGAGTAGAACAAGAGTTACTGTTTCCCTCAATGAACGCATACCGACTAAATATGGTGTCTTGGGCTCTCTGGTTCTGTTCATCTATTTCACGCATCTTGGCGAGTAGTTGGTCTTTTTTGTGACGTGCTTCATCTGTTGCTTGGTGGTTGACAATTACATCCTGGTTCCACTTCCTCACCTCTTCTTCAACATGGCCATGCTTCCTattgctctcctcctccagctttgaCATCAAACCTTTCCTCTTTCCAGCCTTTTCCTCTGCAGACATAACATAAAGCCATTACTGGGGCTTTGTCACACACAAGGACGTGCATAAGCAAACTGCTCATCTTACCATATCTTGGTATCTGTGCATTTTCCTCAAGCTTTGGCTCCCAAATTAAATGCTGTTTGTCCGTTTTCTCCTTTGCCTGGTCTTCGTTTCTCATCTTCTGATGTTCCTCCTTAAGAGGTTTCTCGTCTGTTTTTGACTGCTGGCTCACTTTCTTGAGATCCTTTTGacattcagaaagaaaaaagtagcAACAGTCTATATTAAGGACATGTGGATGTTGGAATGGAGTAAAGTGGAGTCACTTCACGGTACCTTGAAGGATAGGTATTCATCAGCTGCCTGTTCACTGTGCTCACTGGAATTGGTGATGGCAGGGGGAGGTGTGGGGAAATCCAGACTAGATATCCTGCCTTCAGTCTGAACTGTCTTGGTGCTGCTCCTGCTCGGAACTGTGTCAAACAAAACAAGATGAAAAAGCTACGGTAATTTTGTTAATAATATTCAAAGCAGTCCTCCGGACCATGACCAAAAAGTTACGAATGTAGCTAAAGGTTCATGGAAATATATACAATCCACAAATACACAAGAATCAAACAGAAAGCCAAGTGTGAGTACcggtaatctgattactctgACGAAGTGGTATTATTATAatctgtctgctgtctgcattGGGTTTGCATACGCATGCAAACCCAATGCCTGCGTTGCTGATGAATCACATCCTCATGACATTCTCTGTGCTGCTTTATGCTGATCATCACCTTATTTTCTAACTCAGTTTGAATTTGCTCGAGACCCATTTGTCAACTTCTTGCACCCCTATTTGTTAGAAATGTTACCATACTTTGGCCAACTAAGCATCATGCTTGCCAGGAGACATTAGTAAGTCATAAATCTAGCCTAAACATTCTTGAGGAAACTGGTGCGTCTAACGGTAACTATAACTTCAGATTATGAAGATAATAGATAAGGAGTTCGTTTTGCTCCCACGGTTACCCCAGGTTACGGTGTTGCAAGGATTTTGTGCCGGTCAGTGACTGAGGGGGCATGTTCCAGGAGTTTCACATGAAACCGAACCAAACCTATTGCAAATTGCTCTAATTTTGATTTGTCCATCCCTGGAAACTAAGGCTTAGGCCTACCTTTCCGCTTACTGTCGACATCATTTCTTGGCGAAGGCTTCATCATGCGGTTGGCATAGATGTTCCTGGCATCTAGTTCTCGCTCCTTCtcctaataataaaatataaattaaaatacacatttcatcCACTGACCAAACATCAAATGAGTTTGTTTCAGCTGGTATCTTtgagtgattttttttgtgtttggaaaCCTTGAGTTTACTGTTCAgtcgctgcagctcctcctgcagagtCCTGATCTCCTCCTGAGCGCTGAGggtcttctttctctctgcagccagCTGTCTCTTGTAACTGCTGGTGCAAAGCTCCATGCTGCGCTCCAGGTCctttaaacacagacacacacacagaaagacaaatactcTGTCAAACTGCTATGTGACAAAAAGGAGCTCAAACTTGACGCTTAAACAGATTTAAGATTTTTATGAACTAACACCAAGTTAGTTAAACTTCATGGATATCAACTTGTAACAGGTTCACCTGTTTTGATCCAAATGAAAGTGGCAGACGGTGCAATTGACTACACTACACTGACTCGAATGAGTGGCTGCGATGAAActcaaattattttctttttttgtatgatTGTGAATCCAGCTCTCCCTCGGTTGGTGATTGTTACATCCTTTTGTTCTCAACAAATGATACAATGTACATCAGTAAAGAGTTTCAACTTGAAGAGATCCGTTCAAGATCCAATATGTGATTTGAGTTTTGGCTTAATTTTTTttgaaacagtgtgtgtgtgtgtctgtagatGTGTACGGAGTGAggtttgggataaataaaggaaaGCAACAAAAAATGATACCCTTATCCTTCCTCCAGCTTGTTGGCACCGTGCCTTCTCTTCCTCTAGCTTGCGACTCAGCTCATCTCTGGCTCCTAACTCTCGCATGTCGACCAGCTTCTTCAGCCGTTCATTGGTTGCCTGACGTCTGtgcagctgctcctctctgtcctttaACTGCTGCTCAGCTGCCCGCTCCCTCTCTTGAGACCGTCTGAGCCGCTCGCGCAGCACATGGGTGTCATTGTTGTGGCACGCCATCAGTTGGGCGATCTCGTTTTCTGTGTCATCAAAACGCTTCAGAGCTTTCTCTTGACGCACATGAAGCTGCAACatggaaaagtaaaaaaaatgattttgagTGTACCGAAGACGTTCAAGAGATGAGAAGAACATAATTTTAAGATGTAAGACATCGTGTAACTGACTTTTAAATTCAACTAGAGTGTTACGTCTACCTGTTTCAGTATTCGATTCTCTTTCTGGAGCTCATCAATACGCTGCTGGAGCTCAGCAAGTGCATTACGCAGTTCATTGATCTTTAGCAGGCGGGCTGACAACATTCTCTTAGTTACAAGGTCTATGTCTTTCAGGGGTGTGGAGTCCTTGTTTTGTGAATTCACTGCCCTGCGGCGCCTTTGCGCTAGATGTTGGACACCAAGACGCTCCGAGCAAGACCTACCCTGACGTAACACACCACCTGCAAGGGAGGGAAACGGACATCATGTGGAAGTacaacaaagacagagacaccGAACCCCTTTATTGGGATTCAGTGAAACATATAGGCAAGTACATTTAGTAGTGGTTAATATAAAATACTGTAGATGCTAAAGGTTATATGAAATACAATTTATAAAATGTGATCATATTTAATGAAACTGCAGAAGCAAAGAATGCTGTGTGTTACAGCATGAGTCAAGTTCAGGGTAAATTaaagaggttttgttttttttgtacaaaaaaTTTCATTTTGAATTGCATTTGTGAAATGCACTGAGCATCACAGGGCATTTAATCTGCAAGAGTTATTTTCCAACCATCAATGCACACATTGTTTTGTCACATACCTGTCTTGTGGAGGGAGCTGCTAGAAATCCTCTTCGCTCGCATTTCTGTTTGAGGAGTTGGAGATGGAGTTCGGGACCGTGAGTATGTTGAGAACGAACCTTCTGACGGCGATGCATTCTCACACTCTTCGGAGCAAAAAGATCGACTACTACTCGCTGCTTCTCCAACTGACAACTGGTCCTGGTCTGGATCCACATGCCTGATTCCGGGCTTTGACCTACGCTCGCCACGATCATTTTTTTCATCACTATTCCGGGACTTGTCATGGATGTTCCTTGTGTGCTGTGGGATAGATGATTGTTGGGAATCTTTCTTAGTACTCCAGAGAGACTGGCGACTTTCAACGTTCCGGTTGTCCTCATATGGCTCTGTGAGGTTATCGGATTCCATGTTGTCACTATGAAAAGAAATGATATGTTGAATTTCAACACAAGAATGGGTGAAAAAACAGGATTTTTATAAATTACattccaaaaatataaaatgcactATACCTGAATTGAGATTATATGTCCCACAAATAAACTGACCTCCACGTTGTACTTGGATCCAAATCTCAAAATATCTCCCAAAACAGTAAGAAGCGGGGCCCACATGCACACCTGTTCACGAAAAAGAGGCTAGCGCGCACatacatgcgcgcacacacactggcatCAGCTGAGCTGCATTACAACCCTGCTAGCCACATTTGCCCGAGAAAACGTACACAATCCGGTCAGCTCCCCGGTGAAAGCCTATCTGTCCATATAAATGTGATCTACCAAGGATTTACTAGAGCAGTATGACACAattgccctctctctctctctttctctcttcatgACACGAGCAGACGGGATTAAAACGCACCACCTGTTGTTGACATGTGCGTCGTTGTGTTACTAAGAGATCAGGAAGTTACAATTGTATTTTAAACCAACTTTACATCAATGGCTCCTTTATTCGCAATTTATCGTGAAGATGAGGAATGAGAGCCAAAACAGTCATCCTATGAATTATTTTACTGTCTAACAGTAGCGGAGTACTGGTGATGGAGGACTTAGGTATGCTAGCCTAACGTGAAAATATCAATCGGAGGGATACGGGTTGGCCGCTACATTTATGTCTGGTGGGCTCTACTTGTTTAAACCTCGCtgtttttcatttatctttGTACATACAACTTTTTGCTTACCCGCGATCGGTTGACGTTAGCTACATAGCTTCTCGTCGTAGGAAGCTAGCTTGAACTTTAGCTTAGCTAAAATAGCTACTTTTTTGCAATATGCAGCTAACGGGTTCGCATATTCACTTACAGTTATAACGAGGGGGGGCAGAACGAGATAGATTAATTCTGACCGTCAAAGaagtttaaattatattttcagCTCACGCCGTGAAGATCGATCCACTCCAATCACTGACGCCGTACCATGGCAACCGCAACGCTGCCGACAGTACTATCACCAGAGTGTAATACTGGTCTATCACCAGAGTGGCGCTGTCGCGCGTGTTTTAGTTTAAGCAGTAGTATCACAGCGAAGAAGCTCgattattatgatgatgatggagctgTTTATG encodes the following:
- the lca5 gene encoding lebercilin, producing MESDNLTEPYEDNRNVESRQSLWSTKKDSQQSSIPQHTRNIHDKSRNSDEKNDRGERRSKPGIRHVDPDQDQLSVGEAASSSRSFCSEECENASPSEGSFSTYSRSRTPSPTPQTEMRAKRISSSSLHKTGGVLRQGRSCSERLGVQHLAQRRRRAVNSQNKDSTPLKDIDLVTKRMLSARLLKINELRNALAELQQRIDELQKENRILKQLHVRQEKALKRFDDTENEIAQLMACHNNDTHVLRERLRRSQERERAAEQQLKDREEQLHRRQATNERLKKLVDMRELGARDELSRKLEEEKARCQQAGGRIRDLERSMELCTSSYKRQLAAERKKTLSAQEEIRTLQEELQRLNSKLKEKERELDARNIYANRMMKPSPRNDVDSKRKVPSRSSTKTVQTEGRISSLDFPTPPPAITNSSEHSEQAADEYLSFKDLKKVSQQSKTDEKPLKEEHQKMRNEDQAKEKTDKQHLIWEPKLEENAQIPRYEEKAGKRKGLMSKLEEESNRKHGHVEEEVRKWNQDVIVNHQATDEARHKKDQLLAKMREIDEQNQRAQDTIFSRYAFIEGNSNSCSTHASERRKHRSSIFNLTESEVYVGSDEAAGNRDGSRSDADVGALAARVGRRALRASSPSDDLAFGSYAPSFGNTASQGFSGYPPPPSRENRSSEVEVIGVSRPKGVETDKEKEKDRGMGKDKKSRLMQQLFGATATTASDNVSTFNKMDGLNNSPATNNVRSGREGLLNFNSGSSTHQTSSLNTLHVADSRPAVCAITSFDDDIEEFAL